The genomic window GCATGTTCCCTTCCCCAGTTCTAGAATGCAAGATATTTTCTGTATTATTTTACATTAGGAGATAGAGTGGGTAAGGAGAGGGGACGGATGGAGAGCCTAGCAATAGAACCAATGTTCGGGTGGGTAAAGGGAAGAGTAAATATTTTACATTAGGAGGGAAGGTGAGCAGGATGGGTGGGCGCTGTGAGGAGCACTACTTGCGCTAAACACTCGGTGCTATATAGTAGTTCTGTTAAATTTTAATAGTTTTAAAACcacgaaaaaaattatatttgccCAATCATGGTAAAATTTGAAGATGTGTATTGAAAAGCGTAGAAAACATAATTTAAAAAGTCGTGCACTATTTGGGCACTTCATATTAGTATTACTCTAATGAATAGAAGAAGCAATGTTCCGGTTCCTCATTCTCTTTTACTTGTACACTATAatcaatgacaaaaaaaatagcatcAATTTTGATGTACTAATTTAAATCAAATATATGCAATGATTCCACTAGTAGCGCACAGTGGCGGATCCACGACTGTCAACTCCAGGCGGCCTCCTAGGCTCATCAATGAACGTGCAACAAAGTTTAGTGTTATTTTAGGGattaaaaataaagtttacataGTAAACGAAaatctctaaaaaaaactttttatttCTACTATCTACTATCAACACATAACTAGAAGAAATATGGAAATCAATTTAATATCATTGAAATATATACCAACTTTAGTTTACTtttatacaaattataaaagtttcacCAGTACACTTCAATACAATTGAATCCacaatattttgtattttactGTTGTGTCACATTCtcttaacaattttttttatttttcaaaggaAATATGTCTATATGAAATACCAAGGTTTCCCTTCTATTAAGTCATAAGTACTAAACACGTGCCCAACCTGTATACTCCGTGACACACATGGGGAGCAACATTAGTCACAAGCATTGCGCAGGCTCAAGCACAAGCAAATGCAAGAGGCAAGGCAGTGCTTACACACAACGAACCCTGTCCCGACTCACCTCTAAGCGCGATGGACCATGGGGTGGTGCATGAGccatttttatttgaaatcaaACATAATTGTTTTTAAAAGCATGGTAAAATAATCAAAACGAGATAACTCactttttgatattttttttcttattaggACCATAGAGATCACCAAAAATAGTTGACCAAATGGTTTTCTAAACCCTAGCTAATTGGCATGTGGATGTAAATTTGCTTGGTTATATTTACAAGTAATATTGTATAGAACACTATAAATattataattaataaaaaaatataatggtcctaaatttagtaaaaaaagTATTTATATCTATAACTAGCAAAGTACCCGTGCGTTGCTACGAGAAAAGGTTCACCAAATCCAATCTagccttcccccccccccctctctctctctatctatctagctagcttagctccaCCTATCCCTTGAGAGAGAAAGGGACACACAGACATGTCTACACCTATGCTAGCTGCTGCTCCTGGGTTTGAATTTTTTACTATTTTGGGTAAAATGGATAATTTGAGCAAATTTAGTTTGAATAGATGTTATACTAAACtaacaaaaattgaaaagaaaaggacatttgtttggaaaaaaaatagttgtgtgCCCAGGGATGATCGGATATTTTGAACCGGAATTGCAAACCATGCTGCTGCATACTgctcggtctctctctctcgcttgtTGACTCTCTAGTAAAGGCAAAATTAATCCAGTTGATACTCTAGTACTGTTGAAATATGTGTTGTattttgtttgctatttttAGGATGTGTGTTCAACACAAATTGTAGAACTAGCGTagtgtttccaaaaaaaaaacacaaaaattgcATCGAAAAAATCAGCCGTTGTATCTATTATTTACGCACCACATATTATAAAACCGCCACACAACGGAGTAACTACTAACCTCTTATTTAGTTTTGGTTATTCATTATCAATTGGCATATGCAAAGCTTAActcctaaaaaaaatgtttgctaTTTTTAGGATGTGTGTTCAACACATATTGTAGAACTAGCGTAGTGTTTCAACCGAAATTTTCTGCTTTAATTTTCCACATACTCAGGTTTTTATTTACTCGACTCTAGAATTTAAAAAAGACACAAAAATTGCATTGAAAAATTCAGCCGTTGTATCTATTATTTACGCGTCACATATTATAAAACCGCCACACAACGTAGTAACTACTACTGTAACTCCTTACTTAGTTCTGGTTATTTATTATCAATTGACATATGCAAAGCTTAACTCCTAAAAAACAACCCAATTTCGTACTGGAGTtttgaaaacaagaaaaaaattacatttatcaaaattttagtaaaataGAATAATATAAGTATTGAAAAGCGTTGGAAACATAATTTAAAAACCCATGCACTATTCACGCATTCTTACTAGTATATtgtccaaaaagaaaaatagaaaaaggtaTTGAACTCGGTAGCACTAAACAGCGTAATACGCACTACTTAACAACTAGCGTGCCTCACAGACGCCCAACTGTCCTTCTCCCCTCCCTGTTCTTTGTCCTGTCCAACTCTCTccttatgtaaaaaaaaaatattctcacCTTTATGCTAACATTGATTGCTTCCTATCCTCCCCTTCATCCTCTTTGCTCCTGTTCTCTCCCCCACTAGTTGGTTGGAAACACCCCTCCATATATCCTTGGACTCACCTTCCCTTTACTCCGTCTCAATGTAAAGAAATTACTCTCACCCCTTCCAAAAGTTACAAGATGAACTTTTTACACTAGAAAGATGAAAGGTAAATGCCCTTTCCAAAGTTACCAGATAATTCTTTTTACGAAATAAGGAATGAGGGTAATTTTCTTACATCGGGAGGAGAGGGACCCGTCATGTCCCCTTCCCCAGTTCCGGATTTGCAAGATATTTTCTATGtattattttgagatagagtGAGTAAGGACAGGGATGGATGGAGAGACTAGCAATAGAACCAATGCTCGGGTGGGTAAGGGGAAGAGTAAATATTTTACATTAGGAGGGAAAGCGAGCAGGATGGGTGGGCCGCTGTGAGAAGCGCTACTTGCGCTAAACACTCCGTGCTATATAGTAGTTCCGTTAAATTTTAGTAGTTTTAAAACcaagaaataaaattacatttgcCCAATCATGGTAAAGTTTGATGATGTGTATTGAAAAGCGTAGAAAACATAATTTAAAAACTCGTGCATTATTTGGGCACTTCATACTAGTATTACTCTGATGAATAGAAGAAGCAAAAAGATCGTCATATGTTCTGGTTCCTCATTCTCTTTTACTTGTATACTACAAGCAACGACAAAAATTAGCATCAATTTTGATGTATTAATTTAATTCAAAGATATGCAACGATTCCACTAGTAGCGCACAATGGCAGATCCACCACTGTTGACTCCAGGCGGCCTCCTAGGCTCATCAATGAACGTGAAACAAAGTTTAGTGTTATTCTAGGGATTGAAATAAAGTTTACATATATAGTAAACGACAAGCCTCTAAAAAGAACTTTTTATTTCTTCTATCTACTATCAGCACATAACTACAAGAAATATGGAGATCAATTTTATATCATTAAAAGATATACCAGTTTTAGTTTACTTTTctacaaattataaaagtttcacCAGTACACTTCAGTACAATATGAATccataatattttatattttattgttGTGTCAcattctcttaaaaaaattaaaatttttgaaagGAAATATGTCTATATGAAATACCAAGGTTTCCTTTCTATTAAGTTGTAAATACTAAACATGTGCTCCAACCAGTGGACTCTGTGACACACATGGGGAGCAACATTAGTCACAAGCATTGCGCAGGCTCAAGCACAAGCACAATAGAGAGTGCAAGAGGCGGCTGCCTCTTCACACAACGAACCATGTCCCGACTCACCTCTAAACGTCATGGACCATGGGGTGGTGCATGagctatttttattttaaatcatacataattatTCTTAAAAGCATGGTAAAATAATCAAAACGAGATAACTCAATTTTGGATATTTCTTATTAGGgccataaagaaaaccaaaaatagGGTCACCAAATGGTTTTCTAAACCATATTTGGCATGTGGATGTAAATTTTCTTTGTTATATTTACAAGTAGCATTGTATAGAACagtataaatattaattactaAAAATTATGATGGTCCTAACTTtagtaaaaaaatgatttatatctAATAATACCAATATGgagtaataattttttttctatatttaaagGAATATGTGGGATGGTCATGCATTAATTCACATATAGCAGCAGGCAAAGAAATAGCCATGTCGAACAATTATTCGACTTCTCGTGGCGTGTTCTAGGGATAAGCTAGGAAAGAAGAAAGCAAAATGTACAAAAGGCAAATAAAGCTGCGCATTGGGAATTTAGTGCATATAAGTTACCAAAGAATTGAAACTAGGCcctcaaaaatcaaaatatacCTACAAGAAttatgttttgattttgtttctTGACAAAATAATGATTTGGATTGTTATGCTATATGGTCACCTCAAATCGATGCTCTGTATCACCAAACAAATTACTTTGATAGATCATCTACAAAAGACATTGAAATTTAGAACTCAAAAACTAATTAATCATCCTGGTTGGGTCATGTGAAGGCGGTTAGACCATATATACCTAAGATGTTATTCCATCGATCGAGAAATAGAGATGGTAGAGTAGAGATATCCTCAATTAACGGTGAGCTCATTTGAAAGTGGAGGTAAGGCACCactgaagaaggagaaggacgAACAGCGATTGAGATGTAGCAATGAAAAAGGTGTGGGAAATGTCCCACACACCAGAAATGATTAATAGGGGGAATCAGCACCAGAGTTTTGGAATTGGGAGGACCATGTTTACAATATGGTTGGAATACGACTTTTAAATCCAAGATCAATACGCAATATTTCGtgataatatatactccctccatcatagAAAAGATCAACTTCCGGAGATGAATCCAGTTGATTCTTTTTAGACTCTTTTTGGAATGGAGGGTATGCTGTAGGTACCTTCTCACTAAATTATTTCTCaaacattaattaattgtgaCATTCATTGAATGTTTTCACAACTAGTGCATCTCTCCATTTATTGTATAAATGTGTGTTATATCTCTCTTTCTCATTGGGACACCTATTAGTGGTGCCAATGCATTTAAAAACATATCTTTGACTCATTGGAGGGCAGGGgcatttaaaatagttttacaAGCATGCATGTCCATCATGGGGTATATTAACCTTTTTGAAAAATGCACAAAAGCTTTACAAACATCACCTCTCATAAGAAAAGAAAGTGTATAACACAATAGTAAGTATGCACCAAATCAAAGTGACccgattatatatatgtatatacattttTACAGCATTTTTAGAGGTATTGTTTTTACTTCCTACATAGTAGCTAGAGACATTATTATAGCAGCATAAATTGTGCTACTACCACAAATCGTACTGAAAAATGTATGCCTTTGCTATAGTCAATCATTGAATTCTAGAGCAATCATGGAAGTTTAACTTATCTTAAATGTGCTAATAACCTCAACTTCGTTCCACTAATTATTTGTATAAATCTAACATTATTTGTACTAGTTGTTTAGctacttaaaaacaaattaaccTCCCTCCTGTAGATGCTTCCAAATTGGTAAGACTATCCCAAGAAAAATACATATACACATTAAGGTCATCTTTAATGTATACCCTTAGGTCATAAGTTGGGCCTTACCATTAGATGATGTAGTTACCCCAATATATATAACCTGAGTCCCACTGGTCCCACTCAATTAGTAGCTTTgcaagggaggaggggggagaagagagagaaattattgttattttttcctTAAAGCTAGTTCTTAGATACtactccgttccaaaaaaacgAATTCCTGGATACATGTGTCTTGGTTCGTAGGTaggattggtcttttttttttttggaatggaggggTACATAGGTAGCTCATTATAAGGACTGACATATGAACCACTTTCACAGTGTTGAGGTAGACCGTATGCTCTGTTGATCACCTTTTTCATACATTGTGGATGCCTTAGGTGAATTAGAGTGCCCAAAAACCATCTAGATTTAGATTATTCTTCAAGGTTCTTTGTAGAGTGTAGACTATAAAGCTCCTAATGAAAATCACCTCTACAATGAACATgaggtttttgttgtagtaCCCCATCTTCGACAAGCTCATTTTCAAACGGCAGTAAGGCACCACTTGAGCATGAGAATTAGTTATGGATGAACAGCAATGTGAACCTAATTGAAGAGCGATGAAATGCCCCCAACAAAGAATTATATCACATAtcaatctcttatattttgggagaaCAGGTACTTCAAACTATTCtgccaccatttttttttcatacattgAATGGTTTGCTGACCGGTGCATCTCCCATTATTTGTGTAAATTAATGTGAAATTTGACAATTAATTAATCGTTTGCATTGACcatatataaagtatatatttaAATTGTAAGTGGGTAAGTTTTACAGCATGTTTGCAATGATATATAACCTTTTTTCTAGAActagaaagcaaaaaaaaaaatgtttcatctcaTAGAAATAATAAAACACGACACATAGACGAGCACCAAAGCAAGGCTCCCTGCCAAAGTTCTAAAGaataaatacatcacaaaagaaaaatcgaaCAAACAGGacgaacagaaaaaaaaaaacatcttactGTGTGCTGAGTTCATCTACCGCAATTTGATTTGCAGGCATTTTATCTATTTCTTTCCAGTAAGTATGAAAATAGTTGAAGTCTTCCTTTTGAAAGCATGATGATTTTGCTTTTGAACCCTAGCAATGAAAAAAGGCAATCGAACCTGAACATTGTTGGAACATAACATATCCATGCAAAACGTGGATCCACTAAAACCTGTCTGCCCATAAGTTCCTAGTACTGGGCAACAACTTGCCTTATCTGATGTTTCAGCTAAACTGAAACGATTTTGGATGCCCTGGTGAGTATTTCTCCAAATTGTTTCACACATGAAAAGCATACATAAAATTAAGTAAATGGGCAAACGTCGTTATTACATCCGAAATGTCCAGATAATGCATTTGAGTATTTGACAGTCTGACATGCATATCAtgtactatctccgtttcaggttgtaagactttctagtctatatgaatatgagcaatgctagaaagtcttataacctgaaacgatgTAGTATTTAGTTATATGGGTCTGACAGAGTTGACATATATTAAGTGCAGAGCAATCTGCTTGTTATAGGTGAGCAGATGCAACCCTCCTGAGACCATTCAGTTAGCAATTTGGCCACCACATGGAGCAACTCTCAACTACTTCTAGATCTTATACTCTGTTCAGCTGAGAGGTTAAACTGAATTGACCAGGTAAAAGGTAAAAGTTTGGTAGTACAATCTTCAGGGTTGATGTTGGAGCCTTCCTAGATTCAGAACGATCAGAACATTAACTTGAAATGAAGGGTTAACATTCTTAACGATAAACGAAACCGACCAGAAACTGGTAGACACTGAATCACTGCGTCTTTCAACCCATAGATCTGATCAAAGTTACCCAACTTTGCAACTAAGAGTTTAAAGGATGACTTGCTAATCTGCTATTACTGTCATCATTCACAATGGATAAATTATGAGAGTATATCCAAAACAAACAGCCATGGATATGGTAGGCCAACTACCCCTGTTACTGCTCCTTTGTATCATTTTCAGGTGCAACTGGAAAATTTCTATTACAATGGGTCAATAGtcgacttaattaattaattcaaaaCAGCAACCATAAAAATCAATGGACATGAACAAATTCTATGCACAGTTCACTGACAATACGTCGCAGTCATCGGGATCAACTCGCTCTTTGAACTCACATTTTTACAAGAAACGAATTTAAGACTTAAGAGTACACATGCAGAGTGACTTCCAGACTACCTATAAGGCGCCTCAGTAGGTAGGGTATTACAGTGTTTGTACAAATGGAATGAACAAAATCAATCATGACAATAAACCGGCCACAATAATATGAATATCAACTTAGAATACAAAGAGCGCACTAAATTTTGGAATACAGAATTACAATGTACAAAATGAATGACAAACTACACACCAAATTATTCTGTATAGCCTCAGCAGTTTGTCACCTGTGAACTTCCTTTACAATTGCATCTTCAGAAACAGAAGATTGTGAAAGCAGGTGCTTGTCTTCAAGATCTTCATCTTCAAAATGCTCATTGCTGGATGTGTGGGAATCatctaaaggaaaaaaatgcaaCATTACCACAAACCGCACACAAACATGAGATTGAAATAGCATGATCAGCTAACGTAGCAGCTAGTGAGCTTATGACAGGACAAACAACAGTATCTACCTGAGAAATGACAGTCCGCGAGGTGCTTTGTCCCAGTTGACTCCAACCGCATGCTTTCTGGCAGAAGGCAGTTGCAAAAGGCACCTGAAATAATTTGGATTATCATACATGCTAAAGAAAGGGTGACTATGAATTGTCATCTTTGCAACAGAACAATTCAGAACATAATTGGGAGCAGGAAATGTACATATTTTGGCATTTTAGCAGCTTTTGAATAATTGGATGTTGATATATGAGTTTCTTTCTGAGTAAATGGCTTGAAGTTGGGTCAAGAGTGGACAACTCAAGGCAAACACAGTAACGTGCATCTTGGATCAATTTCTCTCTCAGGCTCACATGCAATACAGGGGCAAGAAACAGTTGGAACAAATTCTGCCCTGCCAACTTATCGGActacttaaaatttattgatTGATATATTTAAACTGAAACACCATATTACTCTCACATAATTCcaatatagaaacatatgtcaTGATGCTCCGATTGTTTGAGCTATGTCTAACAAGCCgtagaaaaatgaacaaaacaacCGAAACTAATTTATGGGTAACACTCTCTCAACTTGTATATTTGTGTTGTTTGCGATTTAAAGGATAATACTGGAAAATAGACTACGATTAAAAAGCTACTAAATTTATGtttcaaaatttcaaactttGGCTGTGGCTGATAAGCTAACAAGCAGACAATGAGAAGCTAAACTGCAATCTAATCCTCCTCATCCAAACAGACTTCCTATTTTTGAAAGATCTATGTTGTTTGTTGGAACCTGACCTGCTGATACAGAGCTTATTTCCAGCAGAAGCTAGCTATTTTCTCCATCTGGTGGAGAACGGTAGATGGCATTTTCTAATTCTATGACAGATTTCAAAATGATGGGCCCAATATATTAAACAACTAACAGAGAAATAATTAACTTTATTAAACTTCCATGTACTCATGTATATcaagtttgatataaaattattaatattaaattatgtCATTAACATTTTAGTTGACACCTATGAGGAGATCCAACATACTCCTAATTTGGATCATTCAGTAATCCTCATTTATATTGCCACATATTACTATCTCTATGATTTTATCATCTATGATCTCATCATCATTTCTGTGAATACTCAATACTCTGTAGTCTGATCAGACATTTCCCTTCTTGTTCATGTCAGCAGATGATACTCCCTGGACATAAATCAACATCTCATTCTCAATTGATATTGTTTTCGCCCATGTCTGAACAAAGGTGTGTGGGAGAGGGGATTGCTTTATAACTTTTCGGGacatatttaattaaaaaaatcctaAGGATTTGGATCCAGATTTCTGAATTGTGTAAAACAATACTGCATACTCCACCACTCTATGACCTTTCCCCCAAGCCTTAATGTTCGCTACCTTTTATTATAACTTGTCCAGAATCCTGACTAGTCAGGAAAATAGGCTGGAAGTTCAAAACTCCAGATACTACAAGTCGAATATTTGTTTCATCTTGCTTTGAAAAACTGTCCCACATAATGGACATAGTTTGTTGCAATCTTATCTTTTTTGACAAGGTAATATGCCAAAGTGCCAGTGTGATGTACTGCTTAGTAATAAAGtattagaaaaatcaaaatataatgatgtaaAAGGAGCACAAGTTTTATTACCTAGCTTCGCAAGTCGGTTAACCCAGCCAGGAATCGGTTTTCCTGTCAATCTGGTACTGAGATCATCCGTAAAGTGGTTACAGTTTTTAGAAATGAGGTGATAAGTATCTCCATGGTATTCTGAAGCCATTCTCTGAATGAAATCTCGAAATTCTAAGGGATTCAAACTCGTACGGCCTATGAAAACTGAACATCTGTACATGAACCCTGGGCAGCACTTTGGTTCCACCTCAAAAACCCCACTCGTTGGGTGATCATGAGCTCCAAAACTGTACTCCGATCCATGGACTGTTCAACATAGAATTAGTCAAGGAGATAAATCATTAAAAAATGCAGGACATGGAAAACCATCATTCACATAGAGAATTAAATTGTTTTTAAGTCCACACAATACATTAAAACACTAAGAGAAGTTTACATCATCATCATAGAAGCATGAAAACAATTAG from Oryza glaberrima chromosome 6, OglaRS2, whole genome shotgun sequence includes these protein-coding regions:
- the LOC127778062 gene encoding deSI-like protein At4g17486: MGGAVSGGGAGAAGAGAEGEGAYTVVLNVYDLTPLNNYLHWCGLGIFHSAVEVHGSEYSFGAHDHPTSGVFEVEPKCCPGFMYRCSVFIGRTSLNPLEFRDFIQRMASEYHGDTYHLISKNCNHFTDDLSTRLTGKPIPGWVNRLAKLGAFCNCLLPESMRLESTGTKHLADCHFSDDSHTSSNEHFEDEDLEDKHLLSQSSVSEDAIVKEVHR